A single genomic interval of Corallococcus macrosporus harbors:
- the bshC gene encoding bacillithiol biosynthesis cysteine-adding enzyme BshC — translation MTSSFSTAWLRGDASALSFLSNDYLHREARARAVAAAASRTVSPALLDVLAAQNARLAPSPARERNLALLARPGTVAVVTGQQMGLFLGPLYTLYKAASAIVTARALQEETGRPCVPVFWLQTEDHDLPEIDHCVIPRPGGGPCRLALELPDAATSRAPIAHRHLGPSVLTALATLRAQLGAEPHAEEFLCLLEGAYRPEATLAGAFTDVLSSLFADEGLIFLDPRDARLAPLAAPVHRFALQEAGPLSAVLAARAEALTRAGYAVQVHVRPGSPLSFFSPDALDGPRYRLDPAEAGTWSLVGQPEGSAITQDALHAALEREPMRFTTSALLRPLLQDTWLPTAAYVGGPGELAYFAQLAPLYAHAGRPMPLAIPRARFRVLDDRARRWLGKAGLQPDEVNVPRDTLLTRLATRNAPEALETPEALEARLFGAFSSELERVAGQVSAVDANLQDALRRTRGTVRVAVSRLAGRYRRALARRDATMAGQVDRLRTFLFPQDAPQERVLGLPYFACRIGMRAFTKQVLDACVPFSGDSKDLTP, via the coding sequence GTGACGTCCTCGTTCTCGACCGCGTGGCTGCGCGGAGATGCGTCCGCGCTCTCCTTCCTGTCCAATGACTATCTGCACCGCGAAGCGCGCGCCCGCGCCGTGGCCGCCGCCGCGTCGCGCACGGTGTCGCCCGCGCTGCTGGACGTCCTCGCCGCGCAGAACGCGCGCCTCGCGCCGAGTCCCGCCCGGGAGCGGAACCTCGCGCTGCTCGCGCGGCCCGGCACCGTGGCGGTGGTGACGGGACAACAGATGGGCCTGTTCCTGGGCCCGCTGTACACGCTCTACAAAGCCGCGTCCGCCATCGTCACGGCGCGCGCGCTCCAGGAAGAAACCGGCCGGCCCTGTGTTCCCGTCTTCTGGCTCCAGACGGAGGACCACGACCTTCCGGAGATCGACCACTGTGTCATCCCACGTCCGGGCGGAGGGCCCTGTCGTCTGGCGCTCGAGCTTCCGGATGCGGCCACGTCTCGAGCGCCCATCGCCCACCGCCACCTGGGCCCGAGCGTCCTCACCGCCCTGGCCACCCTCCGCGCCCAACTGGGAGCGGAACCCCACGCGGAGGAGTTCCTCTGCCTGCTGGAGGGGGCCTACCGGCCCGAAGCCACGCTCGCGGGCGCCTTCACCGACGTGCTGTCGTCCCTCTTCGCCGACGAGGGCCTCATCTTCCTCGACCCGAGGGACGCACGGCTGGCACCACTGGCCGCGCCCGTGCATCGCTTCGCCCTCCAGGAAGCGGGACCCCTCTCCGCGGTGCTCGCGGCCCGCGCGGAGGCGCTCACCCGCGCGGGCTACGCGGTGCAGGTCCATGTCCGCCCGGGTTCGCCGCTCAGCTTCTTCTCACCGGATGCGCTCGATGGCCCGCGCTACCGGCTGGACCCGGCGGAGGCGGGCACCTGGAGCCTGGTGGGCCAGCCGGAAGGCAGCGCCATCACCCAGGACGCGCTGCACGCCGCCCTGGAGCGCGAACCCATGCGCTTCACCACGTCCGCGCTGCTGCGTCCCCTCCTCCAGGACACCTGGCTCCCCACGGCGGCGTATGTCGGCGGCCCGGGCGAGCTGGCCTACTTCGCGCAACTGGCACCGCTCTATGCCCACGCGGGCCGGCCGATGCCGCTCGCCATCCCCCGGGCCCGCTTCCGCGTGCTCGATGACCGCGCGCGCCGGTGGCTGGGCAAGGCGGGGCTCCAGCCGGATGAGGTGAACGTGCCGCGCGACACGCTGCTCACGCGGCTGGCCACGCGGAATGCCCCGGAAGCGCTGGAGACGCCCGAGGCCCTGGAGGCCCGCCTCTTCGGCGCGTTCTCCTCCGAGCTGGAGCGCGTCGCCGGACAGGTGTCGGCGGTGGACGCGAACCTCCAGGACGCGCTGCGCCGAACCCGGGGCACCGTGCGGGTCGCGGTGTCCCGGCTGGCGGGCCGCTACCGCCGCGCGCTCGCCCGGCGCGATGCCACGATGGCCGGACAGGTGGACCGCCTGCGCACGTTCCTCTTCCCGCAGGACGCGCCCCAGGAGCGTGTCCTGGGGCTGCCCTACTTCGCCTGCCGCATCGGGATGCGTGCCTTCACGAAGCAGGTGCTGGACGCGTGTGTCCCCTTCTCCGGTGACTCGAAGGACCTGACGCCATGA
- a CDS encoding sodium:solute symporter family transporter, producing the protein MTGLDWLVLGGTIAFIVVWGLWKSRGQATSDEYMRGGRELKWPTIGLAVMATQASAVTFLSVPGQAYEDGMRFVQFYFGLPIAMVIISAVFVPIYYRLNVITAYEYLESRFDLKTRLLGAFLFLIQRGLAAGITIYAPSIILSTILGWPLEPTVIVMGALVILYTVTGGSRAVSQTQKQQMVVMMGGMVVAAAVILWRLPAHVSFGKAVDVAGAFGRMNVVSFDFDMQDRYNFWSGITGGLFLSLSYFGTDQSQVGRYLTGRSISESRLGLLFNGVLKIPMQFFILFVGILVFVFYQFSTPPLLFNDALRTRVQGTPQAAEYAGLEAKWEQVQSGKRAEVERYLAAVESGDAAAGEASRALLQDAQKQASAVRKEAKAMVARALPGAETKDSDYIFIAFVKRWLPSGLFGLLIAVILSAAMSSISSELTALGTTTTVDFYRRVFKPGASDRHVLVASKLFTVFWGLVAVAFATFASLLDNLIQAINILGSIFYGTVLGIFLVAFFVKHVRGHAVFAAAVLSQATVIALFFLSDVGYLWFNVIGCALVLVLGWVMQRVLPSAGTQAPATGA; encoded by the coding sequence GTGACGGGGCTCGACTGGCTGGTCCTGGGCGGGACGATTGCGTTCATCGTGGTGTGGGGCCTCTGGAAGTCCCGGGGGCAGGCCACCAGCGACGAGTACATGCGGGGAGGCCGTGAGCTGAAGTGGCCCACCATTGGCCTGGCCGTCATGGCCACGCAGGCCAGCGCCGTCACCTTCCTCTCCGTCCCCGGGCAGGCCTACGAGGACGGGATGCGCTTCGTGCAGTTCTACTTCGGACTGCCGATCGCGATGGTCATCATCAGCGCCGTCTTCGTGCCTATCTACTACCGGCTGAACGTCATCACCGCGTACGAATACCTGGAGTCTCGCTTCGACCTGAAGACGCGGCTGCTGGGCGCCTTCCTCTTCCTCATCCAGCGCGGCCTGGCGGCGGGCATCACCATCTACGCGCCGTCCATCATCCTCTCCACCATCCTCGGTTGGCCGCTGGAGCCCACGGTCATCGTCATGGGCGCGCTCGTCATCCTCTACACGGTGACGGGGGGCTCCCGGGCCGTGAGCCAGACGCAGAAGCAGCAGATGGTGGTGATGATGGGCGGCATGGTGGTGGCCGCCGCGGTCATCCTCTGGCGCCTGCCCGCGCACGTGTCGTTCGGCAAGGCGGTGGACGTCGCGGGCGCGTTCGGCCGGATGAACGTGGTGAGCTTCGACTTCGACATGCAGGACCGTTACAACTTCTGGTCCGGCATCACGGGAGGGCTGTTCCTGTCGCTGTCGTACTTCGGCACGGACCAGTCCCAGGTGGGCCGCTACCTGACGGGCCGCTCCATCTCCGAGAGCCGGCTGGGGCTGCTCTTCAACGGCGTGCTGAAGATCCCGATGCAGTTCTTCATCCTCTTCGTCGGGATCCTCGTCTTTGTCTTCTACCAGTTCAGCACGCCGCCGCTGCTCTTCAACGACGCGCTGCGCACCCGCGTGCAGGGCACGCCGCAGGCGGCCGAGTACGCCGGGCTGGAAGCGAAGTGGGAGCAGGTCCAGTCCGGCAAGCGCGCGGAGGTGGAGCGCTACCTGGCGGCCGTCGAGTCCGGTGACGCGGCGGCCGGCGAGGCCTCACGGGCGCTGCTCCAGGACGCGCAGAAACAGGCGAGCGCGGTCCGCAAGGAGGCCAAGGCCATGGTGGCGCGCGCGCTCCCGGGCGCGGAGACGAAGGACTCGGACTACATCTTCATCGCCTTCGTGAAGCGCTGGTTGCCCAGCGGGCTGTTCGGGTTGCTCATCGCCGTCATCCTGTCCGCGGCCATGAGCTCCATCTCCAGCGAGCTGACGGCGCTGGGGACCACCACGACGGTGGACTTCTACCGGCGGGTGTTCAAGCCCGGCGCCTCGGACCGGCACGTGCTGGTGGCGTCCAAGCTGTTCACCGTGTTCTGGGGGCTGGTCGCGGTGGCGTTCGCGACCTTCGCCTCGCTGCTGGACAACCTCATCCAGGCCATCAACATCCTGGGGTCCATCTTCTACGGCACGGTGCTGGGCATCTTCCTGGTGGCCTTCTTCGTGAAACACGTGCGCGGTCATGCCGTGTTCGCGGCGGCCGTCCTCTCCCAGGCGACGGTGATTGCCCTCTTCTTCCTCTCGGACGTGGGCTACCTCTGGTTCAACGTCATCGGCTGCGCGCTGGTGCTGGTGCTGGGCTGGGTCATGCAGCGCGTCCTGCCGAGCGCCGGGACGCAGGCCCCGGCTACGGGGGCCTGA
- the bshB1 gene encoding bacillithiol biosynthesis deacetylase BshB1: MSTTGTAYGIDVLAFGPHPDDVELFCGGLMASMATRGYRTGIVDLTRGEKSSRGTLQSRAEETEAASRALGLAHRENLELPDGWLNPWAGFDTPEPERARTAAVARVVEVLRRLRPELVVVPWEQERHPDHEAASALVTRALFFAGVRKFDAEPPAEPFTPRQVLYYPLRHLAEPSVVVDVSSVYAQKLAAVHCYASQVLPRPDAPPTLVGSPLSLSSLEARDRFYGARIGVTHGEPYVLRETLGLADPLDHFRRNSFARPLFFPART; encoded by the coding sequence ATGAGCACGACCGGCACCGCCTACGGCATCGACGTCCTCGCCTTTGGCCCCCACCCGGATGACGTGGAGCTGTTCTGCGGCGGGCTGATGGCGAGCATGGCCACCCGCGGCTACCGCACCGGCATCGTCGACCTGACGCGCGGCGAGAAGAGCTCGCGCGGCACACTGCAATCCCGCGCGGAAGAGACGGAAGCCGCCAGCCGCGCGCTGGGGCTGGCCCACCGTGAGAACCTGGAGCTGCCCGACGGATGGCTCAATCCGTGGGCGGGCTTCGACACGCCCGAGCCCGAGCGCGCCCGCACCGCCGCCGTGGCCCGCGTGGTGGAAGTGCTGCGCCGCCTGCGTCCGGAGCTGGTCGTCGTGCCCTGGGAGCAGGAGCGGCACCCGGACCACGAGGCGGCCAGCGCGCTGGTGACGCGCGCCCTTTTCTTCGCGGGCGTGCGCAAGTTCGACGCGGAGCCCCCAGCGGAGCCCTTCACGCCCCGGCAGGTTCTCTACTACCCGCTGCGGCACCTGGCGGAGCCCAGCGTCGTCGTCGACGTCTCCTCCGTCTACGCGCAGAAGCTGGCGGCGGTGCACTGCTACGCCAGCCAGGTGCTGCCCCGCCCGGACGCCCCTCCCACGCTGGTGGGCTCACCGCTGTCGCTGTCCTCGCTGGAAGCCCGGGACCGCTTCTACGGCGCGCGAATTGGCGTCACCCACGGCGAGCCCTACGTCCTGCGCGAGACGCTGGGGCTGGCCGACCCGCTGGACCACTTCCGCAGGAATAGCTTCGCCCGGCCCCTGTTCTTCCCGGCACGCACATGA
- a CDS encoding PIG-L family deacetylase: MRNLLLGMTLAMSLGFGSTAMARPSRQPHAGEIAAGLKRLGVTGSVLYVAAHPDDENTRLLAWLVGERGLRAGYLSLTRGDGGQNLIGTEQDALLGLIRTHELLAARSVDGAEQYFTRARDFGYSKSAEEALRIWGHDAVLADVVLAIRRFQPDVIITRFTTQPPNHGHHTASALLAAEAFIAAADPKRFPEQLSEVKPWKADRLLQNASSWSFKPDEDLSRYVKLEVGGYDALLGRSWGEVAAESRSQHKSQGFGQAADRGPAMEYFTPLAGTLPKRDVFEGLEFSWKRWKGSEAVASAVAAAAKAFDARAPHRSLPALVRVHDALTALPDSHPWKAPKLRETEALIAACAGLFLEVRAAAPLGIPGLPVALDVVALNRSPAAVEWVGLTLPGEKPEAVGKALGANVPLKLSRTVTLPATAPISTPYWLREPITGGLYTLKGEDRALTGQPEGPPALSVTFEYQVAGRRFRAERPVVHAWTDPVRGELYRDFELGPPVTATLAQDVLMFPNGESRAVPVVLVAGMDQVPGKVRMVAPPGWRVEPASVEFKLAARGDERTATFQVTPPQGATQQGVLSVEVDVAGRAWSWRARSVSHPHIPPLTVRQPSTATVVPFSLATKGKRIGYIPGPGDRVAESLSAVGYDVTLLPEERLAREPLERFDAILVGVRAFNANPHLTVHRERLLQYVEGGGRLVVQYNTNSRVGPLTSFVGPHPMEIGRDRVTDETAVMTPLRANEPLLRVPNALTASDFAGWVQERGLYFASSWDAHYQPVFAMNDAGEAPLQGALLVARHGKGTFIYTGLAFFRQLPAGVPGAYRLLANILSP; this comes from the coding sequence ATGCGGAACCTGCTCCTTGGAATGACGCTGGCCATGAGCCTTGGATTCGGGTCGACGGCGATGGCGCGGCCCTCACGGCAGCCCCACGCGGGTGAGATCGCGGCGGGCCTGAAGCGGCTCGGTGTGACGGGCAGCGTCCTCTATGTCGCGGCCCACCCGGACGACGAGAACACGCGCCTGCTCGCGTGGCTGGTGGGAGAACGCGGCCTGCGCGCGGGCTACCTGTCCCTCACGCGCGGGGATGGTGGGCAGAACCTCATCGGCACCGAGCAGGACGCCCTGCTCGGGCTCATCCGCACGCATGAGCTGCTCGCCGCGCGGAGCGTGGATGGCGCGGAGCAGTACTTCACGCGAGCGCGGGACTTCGGTTACTCGAAGAGCGCGGAAGAGGCGCTGCGCATCTGGGGACATGACGCGGTGCTGGCGGATGTGGTGCTCGCCATCCGGCGCTTCCAGCCGGACGTCATCATCACCCGCTTCACCACGCAGCCGCCGAACCACGGCCACCACACGGCCTCCGCGCTGCTGGCGGCGGAGGCCTTCATCGCCGCCGCGGATCCGAAGCGCTTCCCCGAGCAGCTGTCCGAGGTGAAGCCGTGGAAGGCGGACCGCCTGCTGCAGAACGCCTCCTCGTGGTCGTTCAAGCCCGATGAGGACCTGTCCCGCTACGTGAAGCTGGAGGTGGGCGGCTACGACGCGTTGCTCGGGCGTTCGTGGGGGGAGGTGGCCGCGGAGAGCCGCAGCCAGCACAAGAGCCAGGGCTTCGGCCAGGCCGCGGACCGGGGGCCCGCCATGGAGTACTTCACGCCGCTGGCGGGCACGCTCCCGAAGCGCGACGTGTTCGAGGGGCTCGAGTTCTCCTGGAAGCGCTGGAAGGGCTCGGAGGCCGTCGCCAGCGCGGTGGCCGCCGCGGCGAAGGCGTTCGATGCGCGCGCCCCCCACCGCTCCCTGCCCGCGCTCGTCCGCGTCCACGACGCGCTGACCGCGCTGCCGGACAGCCACCCATGGAAGGCGCCCAAGCTGCGTGAGACGGAGGCGCTCATCGCCGCCTGCGCGGGGCTGTTCCTGGAGGTGCGTGCCGCCGCGCCCCTGGGCATCCCGGGCCTGCCCGTGGCGCTGGACGTGGTGGCGCTGAACCGCTCGCCCGCCGCCGTCGAGTGGGTGGGGCTGACCCTGCCAGGCGAGAAGCCTGAGGCCGTGGGGAAGGCGCTCGGCGCGAACGTGCCCCTGAAGCTGTCGCGCACGGTGACGCTGCCGGCGACGGCGCCCATCTCCACGCCCTACTGGCTCCGGGAGCCCATCACCGGCGGGCTCTACACGCTCAAGGGAGAGGACCGCGCGCTCACCGGCCAGCCGGAGGGTCCTCCCGCGCTATCGGTGACGTTCGAGTATCAGGTCGCGGGCCGGCGCTTCCGCGCGGAGCGTCCGGTGGTCCACGCCTGGACGGATCCGGTTCGCGGCGAGCTCTACCGTGACTTCGAGCTCGGCCCGCCCGTCACCGCCACCCTGGCGCAGGACGTGCTCATGTTCCCCAACGGCGAGTCCCGTGCCGTGCCGGTGGTGCTGGTCGCGGGGATGGACCAGGTGCCGGGCAAGGTGCGGATGGTGGCGCCGCCCGGCTGGCGCGTGGAGCCCGCCTCGGTCGAGTTCAAGCTCGCGGCGCGCGGAGACGAGCGCACCGCCACCTTCCAGGTCACGCCGCCCCAGGGCGCGACGCAGCAGGGAGTCCTCTCCGTGGAGGTCGACGTGGCAGGCCGCGCGTGGTCGTGGCGTGCCCGTTCCGTGTCCCATCCCCACATCCCGCCGTTGACGGTGCGCCAGCCCTCCACGGCCACGGTGGTGCCGTTCTCCCTGGCCACGAAGGGCAAGCGCATCGGCTACATCCCCGGTCCGGGTGACCGCGTCGCGGAGAGCCTGAGCGCGGTGGGCTATGACGTGACGCTGCTTCCCGAGGAGCGGCTGGCCCGCGAGCCGCTGGAGCGCTTCGACGCCATCCTCGTGGGCGTGCGCGCCTTCAACGCCAACCCGCACCTGACCGTCCACCGGGAGCGGCTGCTCCAGTACGTGGAGGGCGGTGGGCGGCTGGTGGTGCAGTACAACACCAACAGCCGCGTGGGGCCGCTCACGTCCTTCGTCGGGCCCCATCCGATGGAGATTGGCCGCGACCGGGTGACGGATGAGACGGCGGTGATGACGCCGCTGCGCGCCAATGAACCGCTGCTGCGCGTGCCCAATGCGCTGACGGCCTCGGACTTCGCGGGCTGGGTCCAGGAGCGGGGCCTCTACTTCGCGTCGTCGTGGGACGCCCACTATCAGCCCGTGTTCGCCATGAACGATGCCGGCGAGGCGCCGCTCCAGGGCGCGCTGCTGGTCGCGCGTCACGGCAAGGGCACGTTCATCTACACGGGCCTCGCCTTCTTCCGTCAGCTCCCCGCCGGGGTTCCCGGCGCCTACCGCCTGTTGGCCAACATCCTCTCCCCATGA